ATAGAACCAGAAAAAATAACAATCATTCCGAATGGAATAGGAGCTGAATTTTTGGAAAAATCGTCTGATTCACTGCAAGAAAGAAATGAGACGTTACGAGAGAAATATCATCTTCCATCGACATTCATTCTTTCTGTCGGTACTTTGCAACCACGAAAAAATATACCCTTTCTTCTCGATGCTTTCACACACCTCAAGAAACGTCTTCCAGAAATCAAGCTGGTGATTGTGGGTAATAGAAATGCCCATCACACGGATATGCACATTGCAGAAAAAATTATTGAACATACACTAGAAGAAGACGTCATCTTCCCTGGTTTTATTGAAACAGAAGATCTTCCAGGAGTAGTACGACTCGCAACTGTTTTTGTATTTCCATCACTGTACGAAGGTTTTGGTATCCCGCTCCTCGAAGCAATGAGTCAATCAGTCCCCGTAGCATCTTCTGATATCCCGAGCCTTCGTGAAGTAGGGGGTGATGCTGCGCGCTATTTTGATCCGAAAGATGTTGCCTCATGTGAAGAAATATTGTATACTCTTTGTACTGATAACGTAGAACGACTACGGCTCAAACAAGCTGGAAACGAGAGAATAAAGCGTTTTTCTTGGGAAGAAAGCGCCTTATTGCTTATTCGTCTCTATCAAAAAATAGGTGTTTAGCGACAAAGAGTGTGTTTTAATATCTCGTAAACTATTGAAATTATGTCATTTTGGAATAAGAACAGAGAAAATACGTCAAGAGAAATAAGTATGAATCCAAATAAACACCGCGGATGGCGTATTTTTGGTTTTTTTCTTGTTCTTTTTCTCATTGCAGGAGGAGTCTTTGCTTGGAAAACAGGATTTGTGCTCAACAAAATTTCTCAAGGAAATGCAAATATTTTTGGAAGTATTGTAAAATCATTTCCCGGTGTCGAGAAAAAATTAGCTGGTGAGGATGCTGGACGTATCAATATTTTGCTTCTCGGAATGCGTGGTGAGGGCGTGACAGGGGGAGGACTCTTGGCTGATACGATTATGGTACTTTCCATCCACCCAAAACAAAACGAGCAAGATACGACACGAGCCTCTCTCGTATCTATCCCACGAGATTTGTATGTCAAAGTTCCAAATCGAGAAGAACAGCAAAAAATCAACGCTGTCTATGCTCTCGGTGAAGAACGTGCTCTCCATAAGGGAGGCATCGAAGATATGAGTACCATAGTAGGGGAAGTGTCTGGTCTCGATATTCCTTATGCCATGACGATCAATTTTCAAGGATTCAAAGATCTCGTCAATGCTGTCGGAGGTATTACGATCAACCTTGAAAAACCATTTGAAGAAGGATTGCAATTCCGTGGACTGAAAAAACGTTGTGATGCCGTGAAGTATACGGTGTTCTCAGGAGAATACGAGGAAAAACGCATACAAAGAAAAAATGGCACGTACTATGCAAACCCGAAACGTTATCCACTCTGTTTCGAAAAAATAAGTGAGCAAGCCATCGGAGAACTTGAATGTGACGGAAACTTCAAATTGCCAGCAGGACCCAATCTCCTTGATGGAGAAAAAGCTCTCTGTTATGCCCGTGCACGAGAAACATCGAGCGACTTTGCTCGCGCAGAACGTCAACAAGAAATCATCAATCTGATCAAAGAAAAGGCACTCAGTCTCGGAACGCTGACGGATTTCTCAAAAATCAGCGCTATGATAGATAGTCTTGGCAATAATGCCAGTACGAATATGGAAGCGTGGGAAATGAAGCGTCTGTTTGATTTGTATCAAAAAGCTGGTAATACGGGCAATATTAATCACAAAGTACTCAACACTTCCGATGAAGGGCTCCTCTATTTCCCTGACCGGAACAGATACCCAGGAGCAGGATCTATCATCTTGCCTACCGGTGATAATTACGATCGTATTCACGAACTTTTCACCAACTTACTCAACTAAATAAACAGTGGGCGTATGATACCTACTCGAGAACTCACCATTGCTATCAATGGCTACAAGACTCCAGAGCTTCTCAAACTTTGTCTCCGATCAATTTTCGAGAAACTCGCAAATTCTCCTCTCGATTTTGAAGTGATTGTCACTGACAGCGCTACTGAAGAAGATACAGAGATGCTTGTTCGGGAAGAATTTCCCGCAGTGCGATTCTTTCCTTTCGAAGAAAATGTGGGATTCAAAACACTCATCAATACGTCGCTCAAAGAAGCAAATGGGGCGTATATATTCCTTATCAATAGCGATATTGTGCTTTCTGACGATACGGTACCATTGATGCTTCAGTATATGAAGACGCATCCAGACATTGGGCTTCTGGCACCGAAACAACTCAATTTCAACGGAACATTTCAGCAAAGTTGTTATCGATTCTATCGCCCACAAACCATTCTCTATAGACGAACATGGTTTTCTCGATTTGCTTTTGCCAAGAAGCATCTTCGTTGGTTTACAATGAGTGATTGCGATTTGACGAAACCACTGAGTGTTGATTGGGTTATCGGCTCTGCAATGCTCGTCTCACGTCAAGCCGTCGAAAAAGTAGGCGAGATGGATGATCGATTTTTTATGTATATGGAAGACGTCGATTGGTGTCGTCGTTTCTGGGAGCAAGGACAGAAAGTCGTCTATTATCCAGATGCATTCGTGTATCATTACCATGCCAAAGGAAGCGCTCGCGGAGGATTCTTTTCATCTCTTCTCTTCAACAAGCTTACCTGGTATCATATCAAAAGTGCTCTGTATTATTTTTCTAAATACCGTGACAAGAAAATACCGCTCCATCATTCATAAAAAATAAACGTATGGAAGAAGTTTCAGAAGATATACGCTATACGAAAGGAAAACATCTTTTTCAGAAGGGAATTCGTTTTTTCTTTATTTTGTTTATCGTTGTCATTGTTTTCTCTCTTGGATATGAACGAGGTCACGACACTCCAGACACTATCGCACCATTGTCTCCGAATGAAGCACTTATCATCAACAAGAATAGCAAAGAAAAAACAATTGATTTCGCACTTTTCTGGAAGGTATGGGATCTCCTCAAGGAAAAATATGTAGACAGTGAAAATCTCAATGCACATACGCTTTTCTACGGTGCAATCAAGGGAATGCTCGCCGCAAGCGGTGATCCGTATACCACATTTTTTGATCCAAAAGAAAATAAAGCTTTTGAAGAGGATATTTCTGGAACATTCGATGGTATAGGTGCTGAAATGGGTATCAAGGATGATGTGCTCAGTATTATTGCACCGCTCGAAGGTATGCCAGCAGAGAAAGCTGGTCTGATTGCCGGGGATAAAGTTGTGAAAATCGACGAACAATCAACGGCAACAATGACACTCGAAGAAGCAGTCGATAAAATCCGCGGACCACGAGGAACAGAGGTCATACTCACTGTATTCCGATCAGGAGAAGAAGAATATCGGACCATCACCGTGAAGCGTGATATGATTCTTGTGAAAAGTGTCCGTTTTGAAATGAAAGAAGGAACTATTGCTTATATCCGCATCAATCGTTTCGGAGAAGATACAGAAAGAGAGTTTCGTGATGCTGTAAAACAGACGCTTGCGAACAAGCCAGCTGGACTTATTATCGATGTTCGTAATAATCCTGGTGGATTCCTCGAGACATCTCTCGATATTGCGAGCACAATGCTTCCTAAAGGAAAAATCATTGTAATGGAAGAGAACGGAAAGAAAGAACGGAAAGAATTATTGGCACATGGTGGCGATGTACTCAGTACTTTACCGACAATCGTACTTATCAATGAGGGGAGTGCGAGCGCATCTGAAATTCTCGCTGGAGCGCTCAAGGATAATCGCGACAATGTCACACTTGTCGGAGAAAAATCATTTGGAAAAGGATCTGTACAAGAACTCATCCCAGTAGGAAAAGATACCGCTGTCAAGATAACTGTCGCTCGTTGGCTGACCCCAAAGGGACAGCAAATAAACAACGAAGGTATTGCTCCTGATGTCGAAATCAAACTAAGTCTTGAGGACATGAAAGAGAAACGAGATACTCAACTCGACAAAGCAATAGAAATACTCAAAAAGAAAGAGTAACTATTCTATCAATTGACGAAAAGAATGAAAGTTTCTATACTGGAAAATACTGATTAATTCATAACAAGAATGAATGTATGAAAAAAAATACTATCAAACCACTTGGAGAAAACGTACTCATCAAACCACTTAAGGCTGAAACCAAGACCTCAGCCGGTATCTATCTCCCTGAATCAGCGACCAAGGAGCATTCTCAGCTCGGTACGGTTATTGCTATTGGTGAGAGCGATAAAATCAAAGTAAAAAGCAACGCAAAAGTTGTTTTCAGGCGCTATGGTGGCGAAGAAGTCAAGATAGAAGGTGAAGAATATCTTATTTCAAACTACAAGGATATTCTTGCTGTCATTGAATAAAGTAGAGAACCTCTTCCAATAAAAAGCCGGACAAGTGTCCGGCTTTTTCTTTTTTCTCTTGTTACTTCTCTTATGGTTCTAGTGTCAATCCTGATTCAGAAGAAAGATGTGTGTTCCCTATGAGTGTCTGGGCCGTGAAAACACCAAGATCAGCTAGTCGTACACCTCCTTGATACGAAATATCAGCATTTTCTCCATACACAACAATAATACGACCAAAAGGAACTTCTTCCACACGCCGTTCCAGCTCTGAGAGAGGAATATGGAACGCACCTGCTATATGTTTCTTCTGATAATTCTCATTTGTCTGGACATCGAAAAGAACCATTTTTGACGCATCCTCCTTCAACAATGTTTTGAGTGTTTTGAGTTCAATGTAATTCACTTTGGACTGATCAATGAGAGAATTCGGGTCGCCCATCGAAATGACCGGGGCACCGAAGTTTTTCCAAGCCTCTATACCACCTTTAAGAAAGAAAAACGGGGATGATTTTTGCTCTAAGATATTCTTGGAGGTTTCCATTTTTTGGAAATCAGATTCAGAAAGAACAATCACTAGTATTGTTTCTTTCTCGACAGAAAGAGCGCTGAGAGCACTCAGGGAAAGCGGTACGGAATGTGCGATATGAGCCTCTTCAAAAGCTGTTTCTGATCGAATATCAATGATATGTATCTTGTCACCATTCTGCATCTTTTTCCACAGGACATCAGAAGTGATAGTGGGAACATCTGTTTTTTTTGTATCAATAACGACAGACTGTATTTCCGTGATATCTTCTTTTTGAAAGATACTTCTACTGATGAAATAGGCACCGACAAATACTATCAGCACTGATCCGACGACGAGCGCTCTTTTGTCATGAATACTGGTTCTCGAATACGTCATAGTATTAACGCAAAAAACTTCCGATAATATCCTTGTTCCCCAATAAAAATTCTTGTATAGAGAGGCGATTTTTTCCTTCGAGCTGTACTTCTTCCAAGAAAACAACTCCTTCACTCGTCTGAACACCGATCTTTTCACCTGTTTCGAATATTTGACCAAGAGGATGATGGATTTGTGGAGATTGTTTCTGATAGGAAATACGGTGGAGTTTCAATCGTAAATAAGCGCTATCTTTCGTTAAGAAAGAAAAGATACCTGGCCATGGATACAATGCTCGATATCGATTGTAGATACTCTCCGCCGTATCTGTCCACATAATATGACCATCTTCTCGCTCAATGAGTTGGCACAGT
This DNA window, taken from Candidatus Moraniibacteriota bacterium, encodes the following:
- a CDS encoding S41 family peptidase; this translates as MEEVSEDIRYTKGKHLFQKGIRFFFILFIVVIVFSLGYERGHDTPDTIAPLSPNEALIINKNSKEKTIDFALFWKVWDLLKEKYVDSENLNAHTLFYGAIKGMLAASGDPYTTFFDPKENKAFEEDISGTFDGIGAEMGIKDDVLSIIAPLEGMPAEKAGLIAGDKVVKIDEQSTATMTLEEAVDKIRGPRGTEVILTVFRSGEEEYRTITVKRDMILVKSVRFEMKEGTIAYIRINRFGEDTEREFRDAVKQTLANKPAGLIIDVRNNPGGFLETSLDIASTMLPKGKIIVMEENGKKERKELLAHGGDVLSTLPTIVLINEGSASASEILAGALKDNRDNVTLVGEKSFGKGSVQELIPVGKDTAVKITVARWLTPKGQQINNEGIAPDVEIKLSLEDMKEKRDTQLDKAIEILKKKE
- a CDS encoding co-chaperone GroES, with translation MKKNTIKPLGENVLIKPLKAETKTSAGIYLPESATKEHSQLGTVIAIGESDKIKVKSNAKVVFRRYGGEEVKIEGEEYLISNYKDILAVIE
- a CDS encoding glycosyltransferase family 1 protein; this encodes MIIAIDIRLLGKKRTGDEAVFFHLTKELLKKDAFDVTSYRLLTDETDTTKIATLYARLECIGQKNVTILSLPTPNRFTWNAFTLPKYLFHNKVDVFHTQYILPYFVPKRTKIVTHIHDVSFCVYPKLIGFVDRFFLSILIPRSLRKATHIITPSQFTKDEVIKYYGIEPEKITIIPNGIGAEFLEKSSDSLQERNETLREKYHLPSTFILSVGTLQPRKNIPFLLDAFTHLKKRLPEIKLVIVGNRNAHHTDMHIAEKIIEHTLEEDVIFPGFIETEDLPGVVRLATVFVFPSLYEGFGIPLLEAMSQSVPVASSDIPSLREVGGDAARYFDPKDVASCEEILYTLCTDNVERLRLKQAGNERIKRFSWEESALLLIRLYQKIGV
- a CDS encoding rhodanese-like domain-containing protein — encoded protein: MTYSRTSIHDKRALVVGSVLIVFVGAYFISRSIFQKEDITEIQSVVIDTKKTDVPTITSDVLWKKMQNGDKIHIIDIRSETAFEEAHIAHSVPLSLSALSALSVEKETILVIVLSESDFQKMETSKNILEQKSSPFFFLKGGIEAWKNFGAPVISMGDPNSLIDQSKVNYIELKTLKTLLKEDASKMVLFDVQTNENYQKKHIAGAFHIPLSELERRVEEVPFGRIIVVYGENADISYQGGVRLADLGVFTAQTLIGNTHLSSESGLTLEP
- a CDS encoding glycosyltransferase family 2 protein, whose amino-acid sequence is MIPTRELTIAINGYKTPELLKLCLRSIFEKLANSPLDFEVIVTDSATEEDTEMLVREEFPAVRFFPFEENVGFKTLINTSLKEANGAYIFLINSDIVLSDDTVPLMLQYMKTHPDIGLLAPKQLNFNGTFQQSCYRFYRPQTILYRRTWFSRFAFAKKHLRWFTMSDCDLTKPLSVDWVIGSAMLVSRQAVEKVGEMDDRFFMYMEDVDWCRRFWEQGQKVVYYPDAFVYHYHAKGSARGGFFSSLLFNKLTWYHIKSALYYFSKYRDKKIPLHHS
- a CDS encoding LCP family protein, with protein sequence MNPNKHRGWRIFGFFLVLFLIAGGVFAWKTGFVLNKISQGNANIFGSIVKSFPGVEKKLAGEDAGRINILLLGMRGEGVTGGGLLADTIMVLSIHPKQNEQDTTRASLVSIPRDLYVKVPNREEQQKINAVYALGEERALHKGGIEDMSTIVGEVSGLDIPYAMTINFQGFKDLVNAVGGITINLEKPFEEGLQFRGLKKRCDAVKYTVFSGEYEEKRIQRKNGTYYANPKRYPLCFEKISEQAIGELECDGNFKLPAGPNLLDGEKALCYARARETSSDFARAERQQEIINLIKEKALSLGTLTDFSKISAMIDSLGNNASTNMEAWEMKRLFDLYQKAGNTGNINHKVLNTSDEGLLYFPDRNRYPGAGSIILPTGDNYDRIHELFTNLLN